A genomic region of Colletotrichum destructivum chromosome 5, complete sequence contains the following coding sequences:
- a CDS encoding Putative protein kinase, which translates to MTDLNTPDSFPATPDGLIDRDGLSSPASPGSADSSEASTPLEGPSENLSDLPKRVPSLRTVSDPQNMNPSSTPLGMLSNARRPPPTASMMSMGGGAMNDAMARARALHAQRMGKPAGSQPTGNNMSMASSPVSPVPRQGSPAGLPGGLPGNLKLPGGMVRPSPGGMPRSAPAIPTKPSLAARRGPMMKLSDMSGSSPASPPPKLSDIHGPNNNGTAPNGTMGSKMDDFKKYIDSEKGWITFDGAATITKTGVNFANGTAFAISLDEVEVMDELGKGNYGTVYKVRHTKPRVPRFGSGLGGFKHANLSTAHSDPSPIRKADGSEESSPVSAAPEASSGRVMAMKEIRLELEEAKFTTILKELVILHECISPYIIDFYGAFFQEGAVYMCIEYMDGGSIDKLYDGGIPEGVLQKITYSTVMGLKSLKDEHNIIHRDVKPTNILANTRGQIKICDFGVSGNLVASIAKTNIGCQSYMAPERISGGGMTAGADGTYSVQSDIWSLGLTVIECALGRYPYPPEVSLTIFSQLSAIVEGEPPGLPDEGFSSTAHDFVRRCLNKIPKDRPTYAALLQHPWMARFSKIETIAEEVEEGDEAEAVAETVGKLSLSSGTDDEEVAEWVKSVLERKRSGLVAPASRPALHAAPLDTVSPSANPLMGRQLQ; encoded by the exons ATGACGGATCTGAATACCCCCGACTCCTTTCCGGCTACGCCTGATGGCTTGATCGACAGAGATGGCCTGAGCAGTCCCGCGTCACCCGGCTCAGCCGACTCTTCCGAAGCCAGCACCCCGCTCGAAGGCCCATCCGAAAACCTCTCCGATTTGCCCAAACGTGTGCCCTCGTTGCGAACCGTCTCCGACCCCCAGAACATGAACCCTTCTTCGACCCCTCTCGGTATGCTGAGCAACGCTCGCCGCCCACCGCCCACCGCCTCCATGATGagcatgggcggcggtgccATGAACGACGCCATGGCAAGGGCGCGAGCACTCCATGCCCAGCGTATGGGCAAGCCCGCTGGCTCACAGCCTACCGGCAACAACATGAGCATGGCGAGCTCTCCGGTCTCGCCAGTGCCTCGCCAGGGCTCTCCTGCTGGCCTGCCCGGGGGACTTCCGGGCAATCTCAAATTGCCGGGTGGCATGGTTCGGCCTTCCCCTGGCGGCATGCCCCGTTCCGCCCCCGCCATTCCGACGAAGCCGTCGCTCGCTGCCAGGCGTGGTCCCATGATGAAACTGTCCGATATGAGCGGTTCGTCGCCTGCATCCCCGCCGCCCAAATTGTCCGACATCCACGGCCCCAACAACAACGGAACCGCGCCGAACGGGACAATGGGATCCAAAATGGATGACTTCAAGAAATACATTGATTCGGAAAAAGGCTGGATCACGTTCGACGGCGCTGCGACCATCACCAAGACTGGTGTCAACTTTGCCAACGGCACAGCCTTCGCCATCTCCTtagacgaggtcgaggtcatGGATGAGCTGGGCAAGGGAAATTACGGCACTGTGTACAAGGTCAGGCATACGAAGCCGAGAGTCCCTCGTTTTGGTTCCGGACTGGGTGGGTTCAAGCACGCAAACTTGAGCACGGCGCACTCGGATCCCTCACCCATCAGAAAAGCCGACGGGTCTGAGGAATCATCGCCAGTGTCAGCGGCGCCCGAGGCCTCGTCAGGCAGAGTAATGGCCATGAAGGAAATCCGGCTGGAATTGGAGGAGGCCAAGTTCACGACAATATTGAAGGAGCTCGTCATCCTGCACGAGTGTATATCACCCTACATTATTGACTTCTACGGCGCTTTTTTCCAAGAGGGCGCAGTCTACATGTGCATCGAATACATGGACGGCGGATCCATCGACAAGCTGTATGACGGCGGCATCCCCGAAGGTGTGTTACAAAAGATTACCTACTCGACGGTTATGGGCCTCAAATCTTTGAAGGACGAGCACAACATCATCCACCGAGACGTCAAGCCCACAAACATCCTGGCAAATACCAGGGGCCAGATCAAGATTTGCGATTTCGGTGTCAGTGGAAACCTCGTCGCAAGCATTGCCAAGACGAACATTGGCTGCCAGAGTTACATGGCCCCCGAAAGGATATCGGGAGGTGGTATGACAGCGGGCGCCGATGGCACCTATAGCGTGCAGAGTGATATCTGGAGTCTGGGCCTGACAGTTATCGAGTGTGCGTTGGGACGATACCCATACCCGCCAGAGGTATCATTGACAATTTTCAGCCAACTGAGT GCCATTGTGGAAGGCGAGCCTCCAGGCCTGCCCGATGAGGGTTTCTCTAGCACGGCGCACGACTTTGTTCGCAGGTGTCTCAACAAGATCCCTAAGGACCGTCCCACCTACGCCGCGCTGCTTCAACACCCTTGGATGGCGCGTTTCTCCAAAATCGAAACGATCGCagaggaggttgaggagggAGATGAGGCTGAAGCTGTAGCGGAAACTGTTGGCAAACTCTCCCTGTCGTCCGGTACGGATGATGAGGAAGTTGCTGAATGGGTCAAATCGGTACTGGAGCGCAAACGGTCAGGTCTTGTCGCCCCTGCATCACGACCGGCACTCCATGCTGCACCGCTGGACACTGTCAGCCCGTCAGCAAACCCCTTGATGGGTCGTCAGTTGCAGTAA